The stretch of DNA ACAGCCTATGAGGTGTGTATTACTCTCTTACCTCTCCAAAATCACTCTTTGCCAGGGTTCCCATTGGTCAGTGGGCTCTAGTCACACCAGATTTAGAACACTTGGAACAAACCAAGATTTCCTTTCTATCTGGAAtactcctcttccccctcctgtcCTATTCTCATCCCCAGAGttcaagtttctatttaaatgtcccctactttataaatttttttaaagattttatttatttatctgacagacggaggtcacaagtaggcagagaagcaggcaggtgggggggttggaagcaggctccctgctgagcagagaaccctgctgagcagagagcccgatgcggggcttgatcccaggaccctgggatcatgacctgagccgaaggcaaaggctttaacccactgagccacccagacacccccaaatgTTCCCTACTTTAGTGAAGCTTTCTCTAACAAGCCTATCTAAAATATCTCCCCATCCCATTACTCCCTGTCAAAGCCCTTTGTATCCTTCTTAACACTTTTGTTACAAGCTGtaatcattttacttatttctatgTTCATTGGCTTTTGGTCCATCTTCCCTACTAAGCTGTAAGCTTCATGAAAACAGGAACCAGATTTTGTATCCCGGCATCGTGTAACATTTGACATATAGAAATGCACTTAGGGAAAATCGTTGTGTGActaactgaatgaataaatccaACTTTCACCTGTTTTCCTAAATGGCAGGTCCCTGAAGACAACAGGCTGACAGATTGATTACCACCTTGGTGGTGTTTAGTCACTCAATGTTTATTCACTCGAGAGAAAACACTTGCACATCACAGCTTAGTGTTCTCAgtgattttttggaaaaaaaaaaaaaaaagaaagaaagaaggagaagattGTGCATGTAGCCCATGAATTGTTACCAGAAATTCTCAAAGTTGAACACGGTGCTGTATGATCCATTCCCTCCTTCCTGAACTGGCAATCCAAACAAAGGCGGGGGGGCGGTGGTGTGAAGCCTCTGGAGGTGAGGGGTGTGGTGGCAATGGAGGAGTGCTCCTCAGATTTCCCTTCACAGGAAACCACTGCTGGATTCACAATGGGCTGACGACGTCTTAGATCTGCTGGGATGTCCATGCCAAGGTCTGGCTGTTCCAGCTAGTGACTGAGCACAAAAGAATTGCCCAAGCCACACTGTTTCCACTCCATGGCACACTCGTCTAATGAGTAACCTTGTTTAGGGGTGGCACTTTGGCCAAGATTTTCTTTAAGTTTCTATGTTCCAAGTCTCTTCCTACCTAATCCTGattcccctgctttctctcccagATCCgaatcttccttctttcccttcacgAGGGGAGACCCTTACTGAGATCCGAAGGCTCTACCCACCCGCTTCCACCCACTCCCAACTCCTTCATCTTTCTCTCAGCGAACATTTTGCACATCAACAGGTATCTGCTTCTTAGAGGACCCTACTGACACAGGGGACCTTCactgagaaaaagcaaagaaaaatcatgaatatgaatttaaatatgcatccttataagcttttttttttttaagattttatgtatgcatttgtcagagagagacagcacaaacaggcagagcagcaggcagaggcagaggcagaataaggttccccactgagcagggagcccgatgtagggctccatcccaggaccctgggatcatgacctgagtcaaaggcagacacttaaccaactgagccacccaggtgccccaaaagcaaaatcttaaaaaaaaatttgtttttaatttcaaaaaaaaaaaggcctttcaGAGTGATTCTCACATTAGCCAGTGTCGAGAACTACAGATGTTCAGGGATACCTGGAGGGGCAACTGACTATAAGAATTTCTTGTTCCTTGTCTTACTTGATTTGAAGATACAGCAAAATTCTAAGGCAGTGTTTCTGCCCCTAACTGGCTTTGTGAGGCTGAGCAAGACCCATGCTGTCTCTCTGCTTTTCTATCCAGATCTGGAAAATAAGAGTTTCATTACCTATTTCAGACAtcaaataaaacaatgaatattaaAACACTTTGAAATTActttggggggggcacctgggtggctcagtgggttaagcctctgccttccacttaggtcatgatcccagggtcctgggatcaagccctgcctccagctctctgctcagcagggagcctgcttccacctccctctctgcctgcctctctgcctacttgtgatctctctctctgtcagataaataaaatcttttaaaaaaaattacttttggaGTATTAATGGTGGTTATGTAATGTGGGCCTTATCAGGTAAAAGAGTCTTTATGAGCATGGTGTGGAAATAAAGGTCTTGGTTAGAGACATAATATACCCTGATTACTTAACTCATTAAGAAGGTAGGCTCTTAAGAGCATGGACCATCTTGTCTGTGTGTCTGGTATTTTAGTCAGTGGCGGGTAAAGATAACACATGACAGGAAGGCAGTTAGTTTTTCCCAAAACAAGCTAGATTAGTATTTCTCAATTTCTCCTGGGCCTGTCATCAGATTCTCTTTAGGATGCTGGTTAAAATGCAGCTGTCTGGGCCCAAGGAAGGCATAGAAAAATAAGGATGAGAGAAGAAGAGTCTGCCTTTTTAAtccctccaggtgattctcatgCAAACCAAGGTGCCACCTCACTTCTGGTCCCCTGGGAGCCAGCATTTGTCCCTAGTTAAAATGACAACAccctaccccaaagatacagatgtcgtgaaaagaagggccatctgtacccccagtgtttatagcagcaatggccacggtcaccaaactatggaaagaaccaaaacgcccttcaacggacaaatggataaggaagatgtggtctatatacactatggagtattatgcctccatcagaaaggatgaatacccaacttttgtagcaacatggacgggactggaagagattatgctgagggaactaagtcaagcagaaagagtcaattatcatatggtttcacttatttgtggagcataacaaatagcatggaggacatggggagttagagaggagaagggagttggggtaaattggaaggggaggtgaaccatgagagactatggactctgggaagcagtctgaggggtttgaagtggcggggggagtgggaagttggggtaccaggtggtgggtattagagagggcacggattgcatggagcactgggtgtggtgaaaaaataatgaatactgttatgctgaaaataaattaatttaaaaaattatggttctttaaaaaaaaaatgacaacactCTCCATCCCCCGCCCCGTGAAGAATTCATTTTATCACAAACCTATTTTAGCACAAAATCTAGCCCACTTGAAACAACCACTTGATTGCAAATTATCAGGAGTAGATTTTGTACATTAAAATGAAACCAGTTTTAAAATGGGCTTTGAAAAtacaatggattaaaaaaacactcaaaaaatatattctgtaacTTATGAATATAAATCTAAAGTTCTTCATTATTTTGTAGCATAAGTCCagaaagaatcaggaaaataaaaaaatagctcTTCTTACTTCTCCCTAACAGTACATTCTTAGATTGGCACAGTAAATCTAATTCCTATCTTCATCATTTCTTGCATGGATCTTGAAATATCTTCGTAATTGCTCTCCTGCATAAATTTTCCCTACCTCCTGGTCTAATATGACCATCCCAGTACAACAGGGTGGTCTTTCTGGAATCCCATATGAGTCCCTGCTTCATAGCCTTCAGTGTCCCGTTGCTTAAATCCTTGTTCATCTAGGTTTGGTCTATGCATCAGCAGCACTGACATGGCCACAGAACTTGTTAGAAAGAGCAAATGCTCAAGTCCCACCCCAggttactgaatcagaatctgcattctCGAAAGACTCCAGATGGTTGGTATCTTATTGCAATGTGAGAAGACTTATTCTACTGCATGACGTACAATGGCTAAACCTGGTAGGCAAAACTCCTTGTGGACTGGCTCCCGCTCCTCTCTCTAGCTCTGCCCCATACCCTGTTCTCCTAAGTGTACGTGGCAGCTCTAGTCAAGATTAAGTTTAATCTCGGCACTAAATGTCAGTGATGACAGGGGACAGCGACCAACTGAAGCTATCTTATACCCTGAAATGGAAATCTACTTTAAGAATAAAGGAGTGACTTGGAGATTGTAACCAGAATTTAGAAAACTAGGCTGGAACCAGAAATTCAACCCAGAATTTCAtgactttctttccatttctcctgaCTATCTCCTTTCACACCAGTATTATTTGTCTTCTAGATGCAGACAGGTTCTCTTTGCCGCATGTCACATACAAATGTGTGGCCACTCCATGGTCCCCAAGTTTACTGGTTCAGCCACTCACAAGGATAGGGTACACaaaaaattcaagagaaaatAATCTGGCTCAGCTTGGGTTATTGCTGACCCATTGACTAACCAAGTATGGCTTGGGATAGGGCTATGCAGTTCAAATATGACTGCTAGGGGCATATTTTCGGGATTCATCAGATGGTGATTGGAACCGTATCCCAAAGGAAATGTTGTCTATTATAGTGTAATCATGTAATGGACTGGCTTTGCCTAGTTAATACTAATAATATGACTGACGCAGGGGCCTTGGGTTCCATTTTCATACGAGTCAGGGAGATTTACTTGGTTCTTTGCCAGATACCACATTGAGTCCTGAAGTGTTATCTCAGTGATGCTTTAAGTGagtctcctttctttcttatttatctttttataacgattttatttatttatctgaaagagattgagagagtgaGTCCACAAGTTAggtagaaacagactccctgctcagcagggagccctgaccagggtctccatcccaggactctgggatcatgacctgagctgaaagcgctCCTAGGTGATTGTCCTTTCATTCCCTCCCTGGTCTAGTTTCTAAAGAGAACGAATGAGAAATGGGGAGGACAGACCGAGATGATAAAGACTAAAATCCCCTGATAGACTCTTACTTCACTGAGGGCAAAAAATGTTTCCTATtcatctctgtctgcctctccctccccagaaaCGAAAACACTTCACGGGCCATATGAATCTTCTAGTGGATTGAATTAAGATGGACTGGCTGGGTCCATTTTTTATTCTAGACACCGAGGCTGGTGAAAACAGTATGGGAAGTGGTGTATAAACAGGATGTTATGAGTTGCTGAATATGGAACAGTTACAACAGAAACTTTGATTTGGTGGCTTTCAAATGAATAAGACCTTACTTTATTACGAATGTTACAGTGGTTTGGGAGTCAAGTACACTGAGGTTTTGTATTGGCTTTGCCATGTATTAACTATATGCTCTAGGTGAATTATTGAACCCATCCAAACCCCATTTTTGCCCTCTATaaaatggtgatggtgataataCCTACCTTGTAGGATACTTGTGAGGAATGAATGGGAAAATGTATGTATCATGTACTTGGCACAGTTCTTAGCATAtggtaaatattcaataattattgactatcattattatttatgtatttattataaacattggTTAGCAAAGGGAGAACTTTGCCCACAGTCTAGGCACCCACATGAGGGGGTTAATATTTCTGGGTTACATCATAATCCCAAAGCATCCATGATGGCTTGGACGCAATAATAACTCTTCAAAACTAGCTAATTTGCCACTAGGGAGCTTAGAAAGATAACACTTAATGAGAAAATGTACAACTAATCTGCATGTGTTCTTTCTGGAGCCTGCCCAATACCCAAGAGACAAAAAGTCCAACTCAATTAAAGTGTTTTTGGAAGCTAAAAACATTGCAGAGTAAAAGCTAATGGCAGAATAACCAATTTTCTCTCCAGTATGCCCCAAGCATTCACCTCTCTCTCTAATCTTTAAATCACCTTGACTAAAATCTTGCTACCATTTGAGTCAGTAGGAAATAAATACCTTCTCTTATAATTAGAAACCCTGGAATTCCAGAAATCTCCACCAAACTACCTTGgcttctttttcagcatctatcagCCAAAAGGTCCTCAGTGCATTCTTTAGGCTTTTCAATTATGTCTCCAGACTAGAGGTTCCAATTGCCAATGGGCATGTCTAAAACTAGAAAGCTGCAGTCTGAATGATTTTCCTAATAaagaatgaggagacagagagaaaaatcactgaactgaaaaaaaaaaaaaaagtgataactGGTTGTCCAATATTCCATAAGCAAGTTCTGTTGAAAGATCCAAAGTAAATTGGCTTGGGTCAATTCACTGAAGGTATACAAAGTATTAACCAGTCAACCACGATATAAACTGAAGCACTTCTTTCATTCAGCCATTCatgcttattcatttgtttgtattCTGTCTGTTTCTTCCATCAGACCTGGAGCTCAGTGAGGCAGAAACCACAGATTTATCATTTTACTACTATAACCCCAGGACCAAGTGTAGTGTCTGACATAAACTAGGCTAGGCACTCAAGAATGTATTGAATAAATATAGATTATTTCATGTTAATGGTAACATAAGTCTGTTGCCAATTGTGTTCTCTGGAAGCAGATGCTGAGTCAGAGTTTAGCATGCAAGATTTTTAAGAGGGATCAGTACCtctgaagggaagggaaaagaccAGGTTGGACagaggaagaaatcaaactgtgATGCAAGGCTAATAAGCCTTGACCAACTTGGCAGGGAAACTTTGGGGCAAATTTTGCCTGTGAGAATGTcttgaatggggtgcctgggtggctcagtgagttaaagcctctgccttcagcttgggtcatgatcccagaatcctgggattgagccccacattgggctctctgctctgcagggagcctgcttcctcctctttctctgcctgcctttctgcctgtctgtcaaataaataaacaaaatcttaaaaaaaaaaaaaaaagaatgtctcgAATCACCAACATGGTTGGCCCTTCCTATTGTCACCTTGCTGAATCGGTCGGTCAACAGGCTTCCTTAGGAAGGGCATGATCCCAGGTACGGAGGCTTTCTGCAACTGAGGGCAACCTGGTCTACTGACCCTGTTCTCCCAAAGCTGGACAGCAAGTCCTTCCTTGATGGGCTAACTGGGCAATGCATCTTTGTGTATGCCACAGCCTCTATtacttttctctctggagataGAGGCTCTCTGTTAACTGAATACATCACTGAATCTCTGGGTGCACAAGAGAAATTCCAAAATGAATTTAGAGGTTAACCTACAGAGAGATGAACTACTCCTTATAATAAAgtcataggcttttttttttttttttaatttgctagaTGTCAGTGAGTCAatggataaaaacagagagggtcAAGAAATCAGGCTAAAGACTCATGCTTGATATCTAAATCAGCAAAAATGGCTAAAGGACTTTTTAAGCCCTAAAACGtagatatttacttttaaattatctGCATACGAACCTTGCAACCTCCACCTCTAGTGACTGGTATTCTGTCCCTTTATTTAGAAAGACATGCTTTCTGGagcacctgtttggctcagttggttaagtggctggctTTGGCttttaagtcatgatcccagagtcctgagatggagtgccatatagggcttcctgctcagcagggagttggcttctccctctcctccccattcgatgccctctcttgctatctctgttgctatctctgtgtatctctctcaaataaatgaatgaagtcttttaaaaaatgtgctttctGTCTACATGTGTCTGTTTAGTCCATTGGAGGACATTCAAAAGGTCAAGCTCCAACATTTTAgcttaagaaaatacaaaatataccTAGTGCTCTTCTTCATCCAGCtgtttgaaaatataaagaattcttagatCCTAAGCTGTGTAAAAAGAGACCCCTGGCTTGTCTGGGCTCTGGGCTGTCTTATGAACCCTGAGCTTCTCCTGCTTTTATAACTCTATTGTTTACATGAAAAATTTGCTGGTTTCTATGACAAAAGACTAACTATAAGATACAAAATAACTCTGTATGGCgggagggctgagggagagtACCCAAATAGAGACAAACCTGGGCCCCCATTTCAAGACTGGGGAGTTGCTGCTCACCAGATGGTAGAAAAATTCCCTGGTTTATTGGGTGAGAGCTGGCTTATAATTGCTGGGCAGGCAGGAAGCAGCCCTTGGGGCGAGGTGGAGTGCTCCTGGTACCTGGGCATGCACACTTGcacagggagctggggaggaaggggtggaAAGTCTAGGTGTCAGTGTCCTATTGAAGGGGCCATAGAAAGGTGAGTCTAACTGGGGCTTCAGGCTCTCTGAAAACCCACGTTCTGGGCTCACTACAAGGGCAGAGCCCCTGTTGGATGTCCGCCCATCCATACAATGACTGTCTGGGCAGTCTCTGCGACCAGCAGTAGAGCCCCTTCCCTCTTGCAGTGTCCCTCCAGTGCCCCGTATTGAGAAAGCTTGATATTGTGCTCATTGTAAAAGGAGATATACTTAAAAAGCTTCTATCCATTATTGTGGAGGGGGTATTAAATGGTGAATCTGTAACTAAAAGGCAGTCATTTGATAACTGCCTTACGTATAATTTTTCATGATCCacaaggcacctggatggctcagtcagctgagcatctgactctcagtttcagctcaggtcctgatctcagggtcatgagatcaagccccatattgggctctgtatTCAACATGGAGTCAGCTTGCGattctctgcttctgcccttccccctcgctccttctctctctcaaataaataaattctaagaaaaaggaaaagaaaaaaaataaattttcataatcCTCGTAATAACCCAGTAAGGAAGGAATACAAATTACTTGCATTTTATGGCCAAGGAAGCTGGTCCTCAGCCAAGTTaaaatttgcccaaagtcacacacatAGTGACTGGAAGAATCAAACACGGGGAGACTGATTCCGGAGCCTATGTTCTCACTGGTATGCTACACCACCGctcatatgcacatacacacatatcgcTTTGTgtgcctgcctgtgtgtgtgtttttttaccAAATACatattgtaaggacctattttatatttttattttagccagaggcttccatggaggttaaacaataactttgttgtttaacccttaaactgtccctgctccccttccccctggggacttaaaaacaagttccgggggcacctgggtggctcagtgggttaagccgctgccttcggctcaagtcatgatctcggggtcctgggatcgagtcccacgtcgggctctctgctcggcagggagcctgcttcctcctctctctctctctgcctgcctctatgcctacttgtgatctctctctcaaataaataaataaaatctttaaaaaacaaaaacaaaaaccaaaaaaacaagtcccggaaaccagctccaggtgtggaagccaagaaaaacaaggctatacccacctcgagtctagccctgacctAAGTACAGCCAttttggcaaagcaaaagccatcaccttgcactgtaagagtgggttagcataagaatggccatcctgaagcccggaagccattttactgagcgtccCTAACCAGGCCACGCGGCACACgtaacttgagataagagaaagtagctgaaacctaagaaacaacttaatcatataccaccagggcGGTTAGGCGATGGCgccacagggaccagatgttaaagaaaacaaagagttaacttgcagagatcacaatcctgcaagacaggagtctcccttggtttgcaaatgtcctggtgatttacaacaaaaaggccaTCTCTTCAgtggcccaatttccagaggcaaatggctcagttcctcaaggcctaaggtcgccctccccaccataaaactgaaggaggctgaggcagaaggaaatgtaaataaagttaaatttctcctAAACTTAAATCTCACTTAACCACCAGGATGGCTCCAGGGTGACGCCGGggtggcaaaaggttaaacaaagttaaactgtcaaagtggggctCAAGAGATGTATGTAGCCATGaagaagtgccttgaaaatgctatataaacccttggctttgagtgctcaggGTTCCTTGTTGAAAGCCACTGCGCCgggcagatacttggaccccagctagctggaaataaacctcgctgtgtgacttgcattatggAGAGTCTTCTCTGACTAATTGAGGGGTGGTGGACTCCGTACCCTAACAGTATCATTGGTTAATTCTTTGTCACTGAAGATTTTTTAGGGGAGGAGAGCATAACCATGAAACTCTGAAAACACTGCCTTCAAAATGCAGCAAAGTAGTGTACGCTTGCCAGCCCGTTCAGCCCTGGCCTCTCTTTCCTACggattcttctttcctccttgtgTGTTTGATGTTGCCATGGCTGGTGAAGCTTTAGGAAATATTGAGAGACCAGAATGGAAGATCACACCgccattcttttttccttctttgactCTCACGAAACTTTTATTGTTCCTTTAGTCAGACACGTTgtgattcttttgttgttgttgttgttagaaatttctttattcttaatttttattaagcacCAGCTTAATACTACAGAAAGTTCAAATCACCCTTTAACAAcccattcttccctcccccacccaaattCTTGATAAAGAGCTCTTCGAGTGAAGACACTTTTCTTCactttgctctcttctctcttctgtataaaattttatcaaataaaggCAAAGAACTGTGTACATCTTGCTGTAAAATGCTGCTCACGGCTTTGGGAAGTGTCAGTCCAGGCTCTTTTCACTGTCCAGGTCCTGAAAGACTCTTGTTCATGAACTGTCTCTTCACAAAGCAAGTCCACCACTTGCTAGGTTTATCATTCTGAGGGTCAAAAACTTTCTCACAAAGTCTCAGTCCAGTCTCTTGTCTCAACCGCTGTAAGTAGGCCCTCATCACCTCATCTTCCTGTTTGTTTGCCGGTTTGGCATAAATCGCATTACGTGGAAAACCAGGCTCTCCTGGAATGGGAAAATTAGTGATTCCCAGCGTATACATTTCCTTTTCACCTTGGCTTTTGGAGTTGCACTTTTGGAGTTTCTTTAGACACTCGGAAATGTAGAGAGTTATATATATCAAGGTTCTATCAGCTTCATTCTTAATCTCATAGTTTTTGAAGAAGACATTGGCCTTGAAGTAATAGATGGCTTCATCCACAATATCTGTATCTTTTGTCTCTCGGGGGGGGCGGGTCCTTTGAATTGACTTCTGATAGGCAACAGCGCCATGTTTCCAATGAGTCTGGTGTCCGGATCCATGAGCGATGAGTGGTAAGCCAGCATCTGGACGGCGCCCCGGTTTCAAGCTAGACGAGGAGGATGGGGTTCGAGCTCGGCCACACGTTGTGATTCTTAACATAAAAGTGTAACCTCTTTGAAAAACTTCAGCCTTCAAGAGTTTCAAGgggaaatgttgaaagaaagcttttaaaattctgGCCACAGACACATCtatatttttgttcaattttaTCACTGTCACAAATATTAAAAGTACTAGGAAGCACGAGATGGGTTtcctggagttttttgttttttttagcatTCCTGAGCTTTGGTCTAAAATGTCATTTATCACTCTGTTTATCACTTGGTCCTTGGACACTCATATCCTGCTTTGCAAACCTCATGAAATAACCATTTCCTCACTTGCTAAGTGACTTTCCCTCATGAATCTTGTTTTATAAGTACCAATAGAAGCTGAAAGTGGCCTTTGGGAAATAATCATTTATGGAGGATAAAGTGAATGTCAAGGTCCCTCAATTCCCATGGCCACTTTTTTGTTTTGACATTTGTATTAGATAGACATTTGTAGAcctggaatttctttttctgaatttgttGGGACTGGTCTTCTTATTTGCTTCTACTTTAATAAAATTGATTTGCTTTTTAAGTAAAAGtttctaaataaaaacttagtAGGTTAAAACACTTTTGTAAATGTAATACATGCATACTGTAGAAAATTTAAATGATGcaaaaaggtataaaaataaagTCGCCCACATTTTCACCACCCAGAGGCAGCCATGGTTATCATTTTGGGGTGTTTCCTTTCAAGCTTATTCTTTCTAGGTGTGAAAGTTTAACACATTTGTGATAAAGctctcaatgtagttttattttattttatttttacttatttattgaacagagaaagagatcacaagtaggcagagaggcaggcagagagaggaggaagcaggcttcccactgagcagagagcccaatgtggggctcgatcccaggatcctgggtcatgacctgagccgaaggcagaggctttaaacccactgagccacccaggcacccctcaatgtaGTTTTATATTCTGCTTGCCCACCAGTGAagaggtttttttctgtttttttaacttcCTCTGAATGTTTATACTGgaatatacatacagaaaagtgtTAAGTTCATTAATGTATGAGCTGGTCAGTTTTCACAAACTGAATGCGCCTATGTGACCCGCATCCAAATCAAGAAACAGGGAAACAGGGCATCCCCCTCCACATCACCCATCATCCCCCCACCGCAGCTCTGACCCATGCCTTTCGGTTGCTGGTCTGCTCCAGGAGCAACcactattctattctattctattctattctttttttttctttcctttcctttattttcttttaagattttatttatgtatttatttatttggcaggggcagtgatgagcagagggagaaaaataagcagactccatgatgagtgcagagcccaatgcagggctccctctcttgaccctgagatcatgaccttagctgaaatcaagagtcagatgctcaaccacctgagccatccaggtgccctgatcctGATTTCTATCCCCATAAAGGAGGTTGGAATATTTTAGAACTTTGTATAAATGGAACCATGAAGTATGCACTTTATCATGTTTGGCTGTTTTCGTTCAACGTTGTGCATGAGGGATTCATCTGTGATATTGTAGATCGTCACAGTTAGTTCATTTTCATTAGTGCATATGAACAACTTTCAAAAATTATGCAGGGTGAGAAGAGTGAAGTTCAGGTATATCCTAGTTTGGGAAACCGATCTTTGCCATCTTCCTATGAAGCCATATTATTCAGAATTGTTTCTCTGATGAATGtcagagtgtttttgttttgttttgttttgtttgactgGAAGGTCGAAGGAAAAAGTATAGAAGGTGACTTCCACAGTGACCTCCAAAGATTATGCATGGTGTATATCTCCAGGACTCCCGAGAGTTTCTTACAATAGAAGTATCCCATGCCAGGCAGGGTTTCCTTTTTTAGAAAGTAGTCTTAAAAGCAGAATATTAGAGGTGATTAGAGAAAGCAAGTAAATGAACTCACAAG from Neovison vison isolate M4711 chromosome 6, ASM_NN_V1, whole genome shotgun sequence encodes:
- the LOC122910643 gene encoding LOW QUALITY PROTEIN: actin-related protein 2/3 complex subunit 3-like (The sequence of the model RefSeq protein was modified relative to this genomic sequence to represent the inferred CDS: deleted 2 bases in 1 codon), with translation MLAYHSSLMDPDTRLIGNMALLPIRSQFKGPAPRETKDTDIVDEAIYYFKANVFFKNYEIKNEADRTLIYITLYISECLKKLQKCNSKSQGEKEMYTLGITNFPIPGEPGFPRNAIYAKPANKQEDEVMRAYLQRLRQETGLRLCEKVFDPQNDKPSKWWTCFVKRQFMNKSLSGPGQ